One region of Vigna angularis cultivar LongXiaoDou No.4 chromosome 10, ASM1680809v1, whole genome shotgun sequence genomic DNA includes:
- the LOC108336096 gene encoding transcription factor MYB44 — protein MNPGVVVSRKDMDRIKGPWSPEEDDALQNLVEKHGPRNWSLISKSIPGRSGKSCRLRWCNQLSPQVEHRAFTPEEDDTIVRAHARFGNKWATIARLLQGRTDNAIKNHWNSTLKRKCTSSIMDDHLPPLKRSVSAGAAIPAIPVSTGLYINPPTPGSPSGSDVSESSVPVASPSHVFRPVPRTAAVLPPVETTSSSNDPPTSLSLSLPGVDSSEVSNRVTESAHPVPPPQPSNTIPLLPMMTAVVPQLKPPGLGAFNLSAEFLGVMQEMIRNEVRSYMERQNPNGMCFQAADDGFRNASVKRIGISRVDS, from the coding sequence ATGAACCCAGGCGTTGTTGTGTCCAGAAAGGACATGGACCGGATCAAAGGCCCATGGAGCCCCGAGGAGGACGATGCTCTGCAGAACCTGGTGGAGAAGCACGGGCCCAGGAACTGGTCCCTCATCAGTAAGTCCATCCCTGGCCGCTCCGGCAAGTCCTGCAGGCTTCGCTGGTGCAATCAGCTCTCCCCTCAGGTCGAGCACCGGGCCTTCACGCCCGAAGAAGACGACACCATAGTCAGGGCCCATGCTCGCTTCGGGAACAAATGGGCCACCATAGCCCGCTTGCTCCAGGGCAGAACCGACAACGCAATCAAGAACCACTGGAACTCCACCCTGAAGCGCAAGTGCACCTCATCCATCATGGACGACCACCTTCCACCGCTTAAGAGGTCCGTCAGCGCCGGTGCGGCCATCCCGGCCATCCCCGTCTCCACGGGACTCTACATCAACCCTCCCACACCCGGTAGCCCCTCCGGATCCGATGTGAGCGAGTCCAGCGTGCCGGTTGCATCCCCCTCACACGTCTTCCGTCCTGTGCCTAGGACTGCTGCGGTTTTACCGCCAGTAGAAACCACCTCCTCCTCCAATGACCCTCCTACTTCCCTTTCCCTGTCCCTTCCCGGTGTTGACTCTTCTGAGGTCTCAAATCGGGTAACCGAGTCAGCCCACCCTGTACCACCGCCACAGCCGTCGAACACCATCCCTTTGCTGCCAATGATGACTGCTGTTGTGCCCCAGTTGAAGCCACCGGGATTGGGGGCTTTCAATCTAAGTGCAGAGTTTTTGGGGGTGATGCAGGAAATGATAAGGAATGAGGTGAGGAGTTATATGGAGCGGCAGAATCCGAATGGGATGTGTTTTCAGGCAGCCGATGATGGGTTTAGGAATGCTTCCGTCAAGCGAATTGGGATTAGCAGGGTGGACTCGTAA